A region from the Aliarcobacter thereius LMG 24486 genome encodes:
- a CDS encoding DUF3413 domain-containing protein: protein MLDNKMDIKNKNKVFLIFIIVNIMLSIIIISTNLAFLPDNSFIISDILFMITSTFSHVSILVLLFSPIIYISLSFKNILKYIVIGFSSALLILLLYIDTVVFSIYRFHINYTLLELVLSGGIVEFSENTIFKVIISFILILSIEILLLIYIERKINLVKRYKISKYFIVILILSFLVSSVMHIYASAYSYSPITSFRKYLPLYYPITSNSLMRKLGLFDANEYERIKELKRSFNNDVKYPIRTLDKNDNIDSPNIVFIVIDSWRYDTFNQKITPNLFEYSKNGIVLNKHMSSGNSTRAGLFGLFYGITSTYWMSMLNNNIAPIFIERLQELDYQIGIFASAKLHKPEFDKTIFRTIPNLRMESNGSKPWEKDISITNEWLEWYKNRDKSKSNFSFLFYDSPHGTSFPDEYPDVIEPYSENIDYLNLSKDTNSEIYFNRYKTSVHYTDSLIKKVINNLEEDNALENTIIIITGDHGEEFNDNNDGYWGHNSNFTSYQVHVPFIIIDNINKSSLLSINKSFLTTHNDIVPTLLKNHLGILNDIKDYSSGVDLYKYDKNRNWILSSSYSKYAIITGEEIFEISDIGQYRIYNNRNNDIKNKEIYKEIYKEALKEISRFNK from the coding sequence ATGTTGGATAATAAAATGGATATAAAAAATAAAAATAAAGTTTTTCTTATATTTATTATTGTAAACATAATGTTGTCAATAATAATAATAAGTACAAATTTAGCTTTTTTACCAGATAATTCTTTTATAATTTCAGATATATTGTTTATGATAACTTCTACTTTCTCTCATGTTTCTATTTTAGTTTTGCTTTTTAGTCCTATAATATACATATCTTTAAGTTTTAAAAATATATTAAAATATATCGTTATAGGTTTTTCTTCTGCTTTATTAATATTACTTTTATATATAGATACAGTTGTTTTTTCTATATATAGGTTTCATATAAATTATACATTACTTGAATTAGTTTTATCAGGAGGTATAGTTGAATTTTCTGAGAATACAATATTTAAAGTTATTATTTCATTTATTTTAATACTATCTATAGAGATATTATTACTTATCTACATAGAAAGAAAAATAAATCTAGTAAAAAGGTATAAAATATCAAAATACTTTATAGTTATTCTAATATTATCATTTTTAGTATCTAGTGTAATGCATATATATGCATCTGCATATTCATATTCTCCTATAACTTCTTTTAGAAAATATTTACCTTTGTACTATCCTATAACTTCAAATTCTCTTATGAGAAAGCTTGGATTATTTGATGCAAATGAATATGAAAGAATAAAAGAATTAAAAAGAAGTTTTAATAATGATGTTAAATATCCAATCAGAACTCTTGATAAAAATGATAATATAGATTCTCCAAATATAGTTTTTATAGTTATTGATTCTTGGAGATATGATACATTTAATCAGAAAATAACTCCAAATTTATTTGAATATTCAAAGAATGGAATTGTTCTGAATAAACATATGTCTTCAGGAAACAGTACTAGAGCAGGATTATTTGGATTGTTTTATGGAATAACAAGCACATATTGGATGAGTATGTTAAATAATAATATAGCACCAATATTCATTGAAAGACTTCAAGAATTAGATTATCAAATAGGAATTTTTGCATCTGCAAAACTTCATAAGCCAGAGTTTGATAAAACTATTTTTAGAACTATTCCAAATCTGAGAATGGAATCAAATGGAAGTAAACCTTGGGAAAAAGATATTTCAATTACAAATGAATGGTTAGAATGGTATAAAAATAGAGATAAAAGTAAATCTAATTTTTCATTTCTATTTTATGATTCACCACATGGAACATCTTTTCCTGATGAATATCCAGATGTTATAGAACCTTACTCTGAAAATATAGATTATTTAAATCTTTCAAAAGATACTAATTCAGAAATATATTTTAATAGATATAAAACTAGTGTACATTATACAGATAGCTTAATAAAAAAAGTAATTAATAATTTAGAAGAAGATAATGCACTTGAAAATACTATAATAATAATAACTGGAGACCATGGAGAAGAGTTTAATGATAATAATGATGGTTATTGGGGACATAATAGTAACTTCACAAGTTATCAAGTACATGTACCATTTATAATTATAGATAACATTAATAAAAGCAGTCTATTATCTATAAATAAATCATTTTTAACAACACATAATGATATTGTACCAACACTTTTAAAAAACCATTTAGGAATACTAAATGATATAAAAGATTATTCTAGTGGAGTTGACCTTTATAAATATGATAAAAATAGAAATTGGATTTTATCTTCTAGTTATAGTAAATATGCAATAATAACAGGAGAAGAAATTTTTGAGATATCTGATATTGGTCAATATAGAATATATAATAATAGAAATAATGATATAAAGAATAAAGAAATATATAAAGAAATATATAAAGAAGCGTTAAAAGAAATTAGTAGATTTAACAAGTAA
- a CDS encoding Ppx/GppA phosphatase family protein encodes MSKITTIIDIGSNSMRMVVLEKSSRFAFSLINETKSRVKISEGCYENGGNLQEIPMQRAYEALKSFLNISKALNSRKILCVATSALRDAPNSKVFLSRVKKDLGLNIKVIDGEKEAYYGGVATSNLLHDDEFVTVDIGGGSTEFCFVQNKKIVKTISLDVGTVRLRELYFNKNDVKGAEKYILESLKKVLNSGIEIPQKVVGIGGSIRFLSKLIMQRNEYPLDMIHAFTYNAKNEKKLFSDILNTNSNEELEALGVKKDRFDTIKEGTFIFKTIIDALNVSQVVTSGVGVREGVYLTDLLRNQNHRFPNNFNISVKSLLDRFELNQKQSTYLGKNARAIFEVLKPLHKLDDSFMPLLVVASKLHSIGTKLNFYKSNDNAFDFILNGLNYDFQHTSRVTVAYILKFSKKSLPKEIDILKYKELLPSLEKLQWLSFMQALNLGINIDFSSPKVKYELVERKLKLDLENSSFMVNSHIEKLELPNGIEIEIL; translated from the coding sequence ATGTCGAAAATTACAACAATCATAGACATTGGGTCAAACTCAATGCGAATGGTTGTTTTGGAAAAATCTAGCCGTTTTGCATTTAGTCTTATAAATGAGACTAAATCAAGAGTTAAAATTTCTGAAGGTTGCTATGAAAATGGTGGAAATCTTCAAGAAATTCCTATGCAAAGAGCTTATGAAGCTCTAAAATCATTTTTAAATATATCAAAAGCTTTAAATTCAAGAAAAATATTATGTGTTGCAACTTCAGCATTAAGAGATGCTCCAAACTCTAAAGTTTTTTTATCAAGAGTAAAAAAAGATTTAGGATTAAATATAAAAGTAATTGATGGAGAAAAAGAGGCTTATTATGGTGGAGTTGCTACTTCAAATTTGCTTCATGATGACGAGTTTGTAACAGTTGATATTGGTGGTGGAAGTACTGAATTTTGTTTTGTACAAAACAAAAAAATAGTAAAAACTATCTCACTTGATGTTGGAACTGTAAGATTAAGAGAGTTGTATTTTAATAAAAATGATGTAAAAGGTGCAGAAAAATATATACTTGAAAGCTTAAAGAAAGTTTTAAATAGTGGAATTGAAATTCCACAAAAAGTTGTAGGAATTGGTGGAAGTATTAGATTTTTATCAAAATTAATAATGCAAAGAAATGAATATCCGCTTGATATGATACATGCTTTTACATACAATGCAAAGAATGAGAAAAAACTTTTTTCTGATATTTTAAATACAAATTCAAATGAAGAACTAGAAGCACTTGGAGTAAAAAAAGATAGATTTGATACTATAAAAGAGGGTACTTTTATATTTAAAACAATAATTGATGCTTTAAATGTTTCACAAGTTGTTACTTCAGGAGTTGGAGTTAGAGAAGGTGTTTATTTAACTGATCTTCTAAGAAATCAAAATCATAGATTTCCAAATAATTTTAATATAAGTGTAAAAAGTCTTCTTGATAGATTTGAATTAAATCAAAAACAAAGTACATATTTGGGAAAAAACGCAAGAGCTATTTTTGAAGTTTTAAAACCTCTTCACAAGCTTGATGATAGCTTTATGCCTCTTTTAGTTGTTGCTTCAAAACTTCATTCAATAGGTACAAAACTAAACTTTTATAAATCAAATGATAATGCTTTTGATTTTATTTTAAATGGATTAAACTATGATTTTCAACACACTTCAAGAGTGACTGTTGCATATATTTTAAAGTTTTCTAAAAAGTCTTTACCAAAAGAGATAGATATTTTAAAATATAAAGAGCTTCTACCAAGTTTAGAAAAATTACAATGGTTGTCTTTTATGCAAGCATTAAATTTAGGTATAAATATAGATTTCTCTTCACCAAAAGTTAAATATGAATTAGTTGAAAGAAAGCTAAAATTGGATTTAGAAAATAGTTCATTTATGGTAAATTCACATATAGAAAAATTAGAACTTCCAAATGGAATAGAAATAGAGATTTTATGA
- a CDS encoding inositol monophosphatase family protein produces MSYNLEKLTNSIKEANIEVFEYFTNKLSKDDFLFSSQIGFGGDNSLNADIVFENIFIKHLEKYGNILSEECGFIDKQKDITFVIDPLDGSNNFYSDLPYFGTSIAIRYKDEVIAGFVANLANKTMVYRVANDEIRYFSLDKKEKFIRVSNDKSKVGVFERGYKYPEICKFLNDKRFKFRILGATALSLANAKDYDFVLFIGDLREFDLEAGLFISSDLYIYKDEKLVFVTKKENFYYDFKESIKQFLDITP; encoded by the coding sequence ATGAGTTACAATTTAGAAAAATTAACAAATAGTATAAAAGAAGCAAATATTGAAGTTTTTGAGTATTTCACAAACAAACTAAGTAAAGATGATTTTTTATTTAGTTCTCAAATTGGTTTTGGTGGAGATAACTCGTTAAATGCTGATATTGTTTTTGAAAATATATTTATAAAACATTTAGAAAAGTATGGAAATATATTAAGTGAAGAGTGTGGATTTATAGATAAACAAAAAGATATAACTTTTGTTATAGACCCACTTGATGGAAGTAATAACTTCTATTCAGATTTACCATATTTTGGAACATCTATTGCAATAAGATATAAAGATGAGGTAATAGCTGGATTTGTAGCAAATTTAGCAAATAAAACTATGGTTTATAGAGTTGCAAATGATGAGATTAGATATTTTTCTTTGGATAAAAAAGAGAAGTTTATAAGAGTTTCAAATGATAAATCAAAAGTTGGAGTTTTTGAAAGAGGTTACAAATATCCAGAAATTTGTAAATTTTTAAATGATAAGAGATTTAAATTTAGAATCCTTGGAGCAACAGCTCTATCTTTAGCAAATGCAAAAGATTATGATTTTGTTTTATTTATTGGAGATTTAAGAGAGTTTGATTTGGAAGCTGGACTTTTTATAAGTAGTGATTTATATATTTATAAAGATGAAAAATTGGTTTTCGTGACAAAAAAAGAGAATTTTTATTATGATTTTAAAGAAAGTATTAAACAATTCTTGGATATAACTCCATAA
- a CDS encoding O-antigen ligase family protein, producing the protein MYIFISCLFIDINENTLSLLGKYCYWLLVPILVVLIEKQWIHKIIGSFLVGMFISEIISYGIFFEFWSLKGSSPTAPAPFMNTIRYSVFLAFTSLILLYKILFEDDSIRTKFFLFLFFLITMINLMISTGRTGQLAFFFTLFIIFIMRYKISIKSFFLSTFFFIFIAFSSYFGIDQFKIRVDHAISDVNKAIDKNDFYSSWGLRASFWIITYDAIKNKPLFGYGVGNHTLATNELLNANEYGYFSKDVREFLDGSHFHNQYLMILVANGFIGLLIFLLMCYKIYKLEIEDKTIKHYSVIGITVFMIAFIAEPHLDFKFTLMLFLFIISFSIAGAKKKIKELK; encoded by the coding sequence TTGTATATATTTATCAGTTGTTTATTTATTGATATAAATGAGAATACTTTAAGTCTTTTAGGTAAATATTGTTATTGGCTTTTAGTTCCTATACTTGTAGTTTTAATTGAAAAACAATGGATACATAAGATAATTGGTTCTTTTTTAGTAGGTATGTTTATTAGTGAAATAATCTCATATGGTATCTTTTTTGAGTTTTGGAGTTTAAAAGGATCTTCTCCTACAGCTCCTGCACCTTTTATGAATACTATTAGATATAGTGTTTTCTTAGCTTTTACTTCACTTATTCTTTTGTATAAAATCTTATTTGAAGATGATTCAATTAGAACAAAATTTTTTTTATTTCTATTTTTTCTAATTACAATGATAAATTTAATGATATCAACTGGAAGAACAGGTCAACTAGCTTTCTTTTTTACTTTATTTATTATATTTATTATGAGGTATAAAATTTCAATTAAGTCTTTTTTTCTTAGTACATTTTTCTTTATATTTATAGCTTTTAGTTCTTATTTTGGTATAGACCAATTTAAAATAAGAGTTGATCATGCAATTTCAGATGTAAACAAAGCTATTGATAAAAATGATTTTTATAGTTCATGGGGACTTCGAGCAAGTTTCTGGATTATAACTTATGATGCAATTAAAAATAAACCTTTATTTGGATACGGAGTGGGTAATCATACCTTAGCTACAAATGAGTTATTAAATGCAAATGAATATGGATATTTCTCAAAAGATGTTAGAGAATTTTTGGATGGCTCACATTTCCATAATCAATATTTAATGATATTAGTTGCAAATGGTTTTATTGGGTTATTAATATTTCTCTTAATGTGTTATAAAATATATAAATTAGAAATTGAAGATAAAACAATAAAGCACTATAGTGTAATTGGAATTACAGTGTTTATGATTGCATTTATTGCAGAACCTCATTTGGATTTCAAATTTACTTTGATGCTGTTTTTATTTATTATAAGCTTTTCAATAGCAGGGGCAAAAAAAAAAATAAAAGAGCTTAAATGA
- a CDS encoding glycosyltransferase family 2 protein codes for MKISLIITTYNWKEALNVVLKSITKQTILPDEVIIADDGSRNDTKELIEQWEKIFPIPLTHSWQEDKGFRAAESRNKAISKATGDYIIMIDGDMILSKKFVEDYKRNAKKGYFIQGGRVVTDIHCSEKLINDDYLPSLFSKGLKNRKNCISNKILSKIFSYERNSDKGTRTCNFGCWKSDIIDVNGFNNDFVGWGREDSEFVIRMLNAGKKRLYLKFAAVAFHLYHNENSRKSLKENDILLLNTIDKKLTYCKNGINKFYE; via the coding sequence ATGAAAATATCTTTAATAATAACAACATATAATTGGAAAGAAGCTTTAAATGTAGTTTTAAAAAGTATCACAAAACAAACTATTTTGCCTGATGAAGTAATTATTGCAGATGATGGATCAAGAAATGATACAAAGGAATTAATAGAACAATGGGAGAAAATATTTCCAATACCTTTAACTCATAGTTGGCAAGAAGATAAGGGCTTTAGAGCAGCTGAGAGTAGGAATAAAGCCATTTCAAAAGCAACTGGAGATTATATTATAATGATAGATGGAGATATGATTCTATCAAAAAAGTTTGTTGAAGATTATAAGAGAAATGCGAAAAAAGGTTATTTTATTCAAGGTGGAAGAGTTGTTACTGATATTCATTGTAGTGAAAAACTAATTAATGATGATTATCTTCCAAGTTTATTTTCTAAAGGATTGAAAAATAGAAAAAATTGTATTTCAAATAAAATTTTGTCAAAAATATTTTCATATGAAAGAAATAGTGATAAGGGAACTAGAACTTGTAATTTTGGGTGTTGGAAAAGTGATATTATAGATGTAAATGGATTTAATAATGATTTTGTAGGATGGGGAAGAGAAGATAGTGAATTTGTAATAAGAATGCTAAATGCAGGTAAAAAAAGATTATATTTAAAGTTTGCAGCTGTTGCATTTCATTTATACCATAATGAAAATTCAAGAAAATCTCTCAAAGAAAATGATATATTACTATTAAATACAATTGATAAAAAATTAACATATTGTAAAAATGGTATAAATAAATTTTATGAATAA
- a CDS encoding diacylglycerol kinase, producing MHNKPKYNFFKNWKYAIDGLVTAIKTESSFKLELFCAIFIIAGILYIDTSLTNKLILLISGILVLIVELINSAIENVVDLCTKEIHPLAKNAKDIGSTAVMVTITLHVVCWVFIII from the coding sequence ATGCACAATAAACCAAAATATAATTTTTTTAAAAATTGGAAATATGCGATAGATGGCTTAGTAACAGCTATAAAAACGGAAAGCTCTTTTAAGCTTGAACTATTTTGTGCAATATTTATTATTGCTGGTATTTTGTATATTGATACAAGTTTAACAAATAAGCTTATACTTCTTATAAGTGGTATTTTGGTTTTGATTGTTGAACTTATTAATTCTGCAATAGAAAATGTTGTTGATCTGTGTACAAAAGAGATTCACCCTTTAGCAAAAAATGCAAAAGATATTGGCTCAACTGCTGTTATGGTAACAATTACTTTGCATGTTGTTTGTTGGGTTTTTATAATAATTTAA
- a CDS encoding YfhL family 4Fe-4S dicluster ferredoxin — MALIIMDECIACDACREECPNTAIEEGDPIYIIDPDRCTECVGHYEEPQCVEVCPVDCIILDPDNEETMEELKFKYEQLMEEEI, encoded by the coding sequence ATGGCACTAATAATTATGGATGAATGTATTGCATGTGATGCTTGTAGAGAGGAGTGTCCAAATACAGCGATTGAAGAGGGAGATCCAATTTATATTATAGATCCAGACCGATGTACTGAGTGTGTGGGACATTATGAAGAACCACAATGTGTTGAAGTTTGTCCTGTTGACTGTATTATTTTAGATCCAGATAATGAAGAGACTATGGAAGAGTTGAAGTTCAAATATGAACAACTAATGGAAGAAGAGATTTAA
- a CDS encoding EI24 domain-containing protein encodes MNEIELISKSVKDFFSSSMLKIALVPLILTMVLLYIMFFTFAGFGIEGLKLIAENAQSNGEIIIDENLPFYTVWFTYFLVFIFKYSITAWIAGFLFYTVGTIFIFHISIIFTLLIIGFLTPLIVGNLHKKYYSHLELKAFGNILNATTTTLKAIFVMLFLYILFIPLYFIPLINLLAFYLPLYYFFHKLLNFDVASTILSKDEYEKIYTKNSSYFRLRTLGLYFISTIPFITLFVAVFYVIYLSHLYFIKLEELRK; translated from the coding sequence ATGAATGAAATAGAACTTATAAGTAAAAGTGTAAAAGATTTTTTCTCTTCATCAATGCTTAAAATAGCACTTGTACCACTTATTTTGACTATGGTACTTTTATATATTATGTTTTTTACTTTTGCAGGTTTTGGAATAGAAGGCTTAAAGCTTATTGCAGAAAATGCACAAAGTAATGGAGAGATAATAATTGATGAAAATTTACCATTTTATACAGTTTGGTTTACATATTTTCTTGTTTTTATATTTAAATACTCAATCACAGCGTGGATAGCTGGGTTTTTATTTTATACAGTAGGAACAATATTTATTTTTCATATCTCTATAATATTTACACTACTAATAATTGGTTTTTTGACTCCTTTAATTGTTGGAAATCTTCATAAAAAATATTATTCACATTTGGAACTAAAAGCTTTTGGAAATATTCTTAATGCTACAACAACTACCTTAAAAGCAATATTTGTTATGTTGTTTTTGTATATTTTATTTATTCCTTTATATTTTATTCCTCTTATAAATTTACTAGCTTTTTATCTTCCTTTATATTATTTCTTTCATAAATTATTAAATTTTGATGTAGCTTCAACAATATTAAGTAAAGATGAATATGAAAAAATTTATACAAAAAATTCAAGCTATTTTAGACTTAGAACTTTGGGACTCTATTTTATATCAACTATTCCATTTATAACACTTTTTGTGGCAGTTTTTTATGTGATATATTTAAGTCATTTATATTTTATAAAATTAGAAGAGCTTAGAAAATGA
- a CDS encoding radical SAM/SPASM domain-containing protein codes for MKINKFRKVHIELTNICNLKCTFCPPKLHPNKVMDLELFDRLNFELKEFTNELAYHIVGDPLVLGNLNEYLDISKKHNLKVNITTTANNISNRHYETLLNSTIKQINFSLNSYNANSHKKSFQEYLEPILNFVKYAQEKNHEYFINFRIWNLDEEKSAKEFNKKVFDSLNIFFELDLNIDEIYENRPKNIRVARKIFINFDEYFVWPSLKNEVVSKSGFCHGLSSHFGILSNASVVPCCLDLDASINLGNIENNSIKEILNSNRAKDMINGFKKNILVEELCQKCEYRTRFEKDRNE; via the coding sequence ATGAAGATAAACAAGTTTAGAAAAGTTCATATAGAACTTACAAATATTTGCAATCTTAAATGTACTTTTTGTCCTCCAAAATTGCACCCAAACAAAGTTATGGATTTAGAGCTTTTTGATAGATTGAATTTTGAGCTAAAAGAGTTTACAAATGAACTTGCTTATCATATTGTTGGAGATCCCTTAGTTCTAGGAAATCTAAATGAGTATTTAGATATTAGTAAAAAACATAATCTAAAAGTAAATATCACAACAACAGCAAATAATATTTCAAATAGACATTATGAAACGCTATTGAATAGCACAATAAAGCAGATTAATTTTTCACTAAATTCATATAATGCAAATTCACATAAAAAGAGTTTTCAAGAATATTTAGAACCAATTTTAAACTTTGTAAAATATGCACAAGAGAAAAATCACGAATATTTTATAAATTTTAGGATTTGGAATTTAGATGAAGAAAAAAGTGCAAAAGAGTTTAATAAAAAGGTTTTTGATAGTTTAAATATATTTTTTGAACTAGATTTAAATATAGATGAGATATATGAAAATAGACCAAAAAACATAAGAGTAGCTAGAAAAATATTTATAAACTTTGATGAATATTTTGTTTGGCCAAGTTTGAAAAATGAAGTAGTGAGTAAAAGTGGTTTTTGTCATGGTTTAAGTTCTCATTTTGGAATATTGTCAAATGCTTCAGTTGTTCCTTGTTGTTTAGATTTAGATGCAAGTATAAATTTGGGAAATATTGAAAATAATAGTATAAAAGAGATTTTAAATTCAAATAGAGCAAAAGATATGATAAATGGATTTAAAAAAAATATTTTAGTAGAAGAACTTTGCCAGAAATGTGAATATAGAACTAGATTTGAAAAGGATAGAAATGAATGA
- a CDS encoding LpxL/LpxP family acyltransferase gives MYRKIEDYLILFLYNFYLLLFKITPKFIMKYFLIFLAFLATKINKKHYKIAKANLDLVYKDSLDEDRKKEIIKNSYKSLAFNMYEHIENQRENKDILFSKANILNKDIIEKAFKENRKIIYITAHYGGWEITLPYIAMMFGEIAVVNRRMNNPLMQKKYEEARSKNKITMLDKKTAAKGMLMAFKENKSIAVVIDQHIGTGIEIEFLGQRCLATDSTARMALKFDAIIIPIFTVNNGFRDWTIEVQEAIDVKELEFKTEDKIKELTQIQNDIVAKQILKKPDYWFWQHKRFKAFNKEIYAQ, from the coding sequence ATGTATAGAAAAATAGAAGATTATTTAATACTTTTTTTATATAATTTTTATCTATTACTTTTTAAAATTACTCCAAAATTTATAATGAAATATTTTTTAATATTTTTAGCATTTTTAGCCACAAAAATAAACAAAAAGCACTATAAAATAGCAAAAGCAAACCTTGATTTAGTATATAAAGATAGTTTAGATGAAGATAGAAAAAAAGAGATTATAAAAAATTCATATAAATCTTTGGCTTTTAATATGTATGAACATATAGAAAATCAAAGAGAAAATAAGGATATTTTATTTTCAAAAGCAAATATATTAAATAAAGATATCATAGAAAAAGCTTTTAAAGAGAATAGAAAAATAATATATATAACTGCACATTATGGTGGCTGGGAGATTACTTTACCATATATTGCTATGATGTTTGGAGAGATTGCAGTTGTAAATAGAAGAATGAATAATCCTCTTATGCAAAAGAAATATGAAGAAGCAAGAAGTAAAAATAAAATTACAATGCTAGATAAAAAAACAGCTGCAAAAGGTATGCTTATGGCTTTTAAAGAGAATAAAAGTATAGCCGTTGTAATTGATCAACATATTGGAACTGGGATAGAGATTGAATTTTTAGGACAAAGATGTTTAGCAACAGATTCAACAGCAAGAATGGCACTAAAATTTGATGCAATAATTATTCCAATATTCACAGTAAATAATGGTTTTAGAGATTGGACAATAGAGGTTCAAGAAGCAATTGATGTTAAAGAATTAGAGTTTAAAACTGAAGATAAAATCAAAGAACTTACACAAATTCAAAATGATATTGTTGCTAAGCAAATATTAAAAAAACCAGATTATTGGTTTTGGCAACACAAAAGATTTAAAGCATTCAACAAGGAAATATATGCACAATAA
- the waaC gene encoding lipopolysaccharide heptosyltransferase I — MKRIAIVKLSAMGDIIHAMSALQFIKKHNPNLQIDWFVEKAFSKVLQYNPDINNIYEVNLKAIKKDKKEIFNQIKLIKEYSKNNYDLVIDAQGLIKSALVSFFLTKNRAGFCKNSTREGLASIFYKNKISIEYEKNVIDRNCFLLSKALDFSIRKEDILNKKPFLFFENEDEIIYEYLSNNKKNVLLVVGASWDSKMYSKEKFVKIVSCFDENFIIAWGNEKEKEIAEFISKNSNAKVLPKIDLNSLKALISKVDLVVGNDTGPTHMAWALNTPSITIFGNTPAYRNTYTTKINKTIKSEKEVNPLKLDKNDFSIQNIDEKKIVKMAKELLCIEK, encoded by the coding sequence ATGAAAAGAATCGCTATTGTAAAGCTCTCAGCTATGGGAGATATAATTCATGCAATGAGTGCTTTGCAATTTATAAAAAAACACAATCCAAATCTACAAATTGATTGGTTTGTAGAAAAAGCTTTTTCAAAAGTTTTACAATACAATCCAGATATAAATAATATTTATGAAGTGAATTTAAAAGCTATAAAAAAAGATAAAAAAGAGATTTTTAATCAAATAAAACTTATAAAAGAGTATAGTAAAAATAACTATGATTTAGTAATTGATGCTCAAGGTCTTATAAAATCAGCACTTGTGAGTTTTTTTCTTACTAAAAATAGAGCAGGGTTTTGTAAAAACTCTACAAGAGAAGGATTAGCTTCTATTTTTTATAAAAATAAAATAAGTATAGAATATGAGAAAAATGTTATAGATAGAAACTGTTTTTTGCTTTCAAAAGCTTTGGATTTTTCTATAAGAAAAGAGGATATATTAAATAAAAAGCCTTTTTTATTTTTTGAAAATGAAGACGAAATAATATATGAGTATTTAAGTAATAATAAAAAAAATGTTTTACTTGTTGTTGGAGCTAGTTGGGATAGTAAAATGTACTCTAAAGAGAAATTTGTTAAAATAGTATCTTGTTTTGATGAAAATTTCATAATTGCATGGGGAAATGAGAAAGAAAAAGAGATTGCAGAGTTTATATCTAAAAACTCAAATGCAAAAGTTCTTCCAAAAATAGATTTAAATAGTTTAAAAGCACTTATTTCAAAAGTTGATTTAGTAGTAGGAAATGACACAGGACCAACTCATATGGCTTGGGCTTTAAATACTCCTAGTATTACAATCTTTGGAAATACTCCAGCATATAGAAATACATATACAACAAAAATAAACAAAACTATAAAATCAGAAAAAGAGGTAAATCCTCTAAAACTTGATAAAAATGATTTCTCTATTCAAAATATAGATGAAAAAAAGATAGTAAAAATGGCAAAGGAACTTTTATGTATAGAAAAATAG